The following proteins come from a genomic window of Desulfonatronum thiosulfatophilum:
- a CDS encoding zinc-ribbon domain-containing protein, which yields MRLICPHCAKQLSVADEKIPVGQRFRLNCPQCSQSFAVDPNAPQITDATADSLPSSPPEKLEDNTFYPPGAKIAFLCLQHPAWQRALIDVLGERGHYLVSVSDAVEALRKLETAPYELIFVEQSPHNLRVLQRIHGWPGLRRRGVNVVLLGTEAPSLHPDASLRNGVNWYLHLEDHSDAAHLVQTIITGYEETYKTWRLVSKNIENSHS from the coding sequence ATGCGACTGATCTGCCCCCACTGTGCCAAGCAGTTGTCCGTGGCCGACGAAAAGATACCGGTGGGCCAACGCTTCCGCCTGAACTGCCCGCAGTGCAGCCAGTCCTTTGCCGTTGATCCCAACGCACCCCAAATCACGGACGCCACTGCGGATAGCCTTCCCTCCTCGCCTCCTGAAAAATTGGAAGACAATACTTTCTATCCACCGGGAGCAAAAATTGCCTTCCTGTGTTTGCAGCATCCGGCATGGCAGCGCGCCCTGATTGATGTTCTCGGCGAACGCGGCCATTATCTTGTTTCGGTTTCTGACGCTGTCGAGGCGTTGCGAAAACTTGAAACCGCGCCATATGAACTTATATTCGTGGAGCAGTCCCCCCATAACCTGAGGGTGCTGCAACGAATCCACGGATGGCCCGGGCTGCGGCGCAGAGGTGTCAATGTCGTTCTGCTCGGCACCGAAGCACCAAGCCTGCACCCCGATGCCTCGTTGCGAAACGGCGTCAACTGGTATCTGCACCTGGAGGATCATTCAGACGCCGCCCACCTTGTGCAGACAATCATTACCGGGTACGAGGAAACGTATAAAACGTGGCGACTGGTTTCGAAAAATATCGAGAATTCCCACAGCTGA
- a CDS encoding type IV pilus twitching motility protein PilT, which translates to MHKNQLDATIAELLGKAPDTSDILFTAGKLLQAEVHGKLTDVLTSLFQGPLVPFQIESVAFCMMLNKHAGSLRLFQDLIEKGSCDLSYDLPGYSRFRVNIFFQQGSPAIVMRKMPSKIPTLKDLNLPPLFGQMANEQYGLILLTGGTGTGKSTTLAALIDAINERHAKHILTLEDPVEFVHRHKNGTVNQRELGTDFDQFSSGLRAALRQAPKVILVGEIRDKETIEIALQASETGHLVLGTLHTSDTGQTINRIIGMFELAEERLIRQRLAQALRYVVSQRLMPRIGGGRVAALEVMANTLRIKELISNGESGEKTFYNVLETGETYGMFTFDQHLAKLYTAEQITEQTAMDTASDRSRLSQTINRIKTIRGEKVTNIEGLELDLNYDKSKS; encoded by the coding sequence ATGCATAAAAACCAGCTGGACGCCACCATTGCCGAACTCCTCGGCAAGGCCCCGGACACTTCGGATATCCTGTTCACCGCGGGCAAACTCCTTCAGGCCGAGGTTCACGGCAAATTGACCGACGTGCTCACGTCGCTGTTTCAGGGTCCGCTTGTTCCGTTTCAGATCGAATCCGTGGCCTTTTGCATGATGCTGAACAAGCATGCCGGCAGCCTGCGACTGTTTCAGGACCTGATCGAGAAGGGCTCGTGTGATCTGTCCTACGATCTGCCCGGATATTCACGATTCCGGGTCAATATTTTTTTCCAGCAGGGTTCGCCGGCCATCGTCATGCGCAAAATGCCCAGCAAGATCCCCACACTCAAGGATCTCAATCTGCCTCCCCTCTTCGGCCAGATGGCAAACGAGCAATACGGACTGATCCTGCTTACCGGCGGTACGGGAACCGGAAAGTCAACCACCCTCGCTGCATTGATCGACGCCATCAACGAGCGCCACGCCAAGCATATCCTTACCCTTGAAGATCCCGTGGAATTCGTGCATCGCCACAAGAACGGAACCGTCAATCAGCGGGAACTCGGCACGGACTTTGACCAGTTTTCCTCAGGTTTGCGCGCGGCCCTGCGCCAAGCGCCCAAGGTGATTCTGGTGGGGGAAATTCGAGACAAGGAAACCATTGAAATCGCCCTCCAGGCTTCCGAGACCGGACACCTTGTGCTCGGCACCCTGCACACCAGCGACACCGGCCAGACCATTAACCGCATCATCGGGATGTTTGAGCTGGCGGAAGAACGTCTGATTCGTCAACGCTTGGCTCAAGCTCTGCGGTACGTCGTCTCGCAGAGGCTGATGCCGCGAATCGGCGGAGGCCGTGTTGCGGCATTGGAGGTAATGGCCAACACCCTGCGTATCAAGGAATTGATCTCCAATGGAGAGTCCGGTGAAAAGACCTTTTACAATGTTCTGGAAACCGGAGAAACCTACGGCATGTTCACCTTTGATCAGCATCTTGCCAAGCTGTACACCGCTGAACAGATCACCGAACAAACAGCCATGGACACGGCTTCGGATCGCTCCCGCCTCAGCCAGACGATCAACCGGATTAAAACTATACGTGGAGAAAAAGTGACCAACATTGAAGGCTTGGAACTGGACCTGAACTATGACAAATCCAAATCATGA
- a CDS encoding type IV pilus twitching motility protein PilT, with product MAQIDAFFRMMHDLGASDLHLSSGSQPIIRLHGELQRIKYKMLEHEELKKLLYEITPEQKIKDFEESGDVDFSYEIPNLARYRVNFFQQRRGCAGVFREIPQKILTIDDLKLPSLFKNLAMLPKGLVLVTGPTGSGKSTTLAAIVDYANRHRKDHILTIEDPIEFVHEPISCLINHREVGKDTKSFKSALRGALREDPDIIMVGEMRDLETIELAIEAAETGHLVFSTLHTISASKTIDRIIEVFPGDVQGQIRSGLSESLRAVISQNLFKRVDRPGRAAALEILVGVPAVRNLIRENKTFQINSVIETGRKYGMQSLDDAILKLLKEGIISPSDAYNKSVVKSKFRDFLSEPPLDFTEA from the coding sequence ATGGCCCAAATTGATGCTTTTTTCCGGATGATGCACGATCTTGGTGCATCGGACCTGCACCTTTCCTCGGGCTCTCAGCCGATCATCCGGCTGCACGGCGAACTGCAACGGATCAAGTACAAAATGCTGGAACATGAGGAACTCAAGAAGTTGCTCTATGAAATAACTCCGGAGCAGAAAATCAAGGATTTTGAAGAGAGCGGGGATGTGGATTTTTCATATGAAATACCCAATCTAGCCCGTTATCGGGTCAATTTTTTTCAGCAACGCCGCGGCTGCGCCGGCGTGTTCCGCGAAATTCCTCAGAAAATACTGACAATTGACGACCTGAAACTGCCGTCCCTTTTCAAAAACCTGGCCATGCTGCCCAAGGGTTTGGTCCTGGTGACGGGACCGACGGGAAGCGGCAAGTCCACGACCCTGGCAGCCATTGTGGACTATGCCAACAGGCATCGCAAGGATCATATCCTGACCATCGAGGATCCTATCGAGTTTGTGCATGAACCGATCAGCTGCCTCATCAACCATCGCGAAGTGGGCAAGGACACCAAAAGCTTCAAGTCGGCCCTGCGCGGTGCGCTGCGTGAAGATCCGGACATCATCATGGTCGGTGAAATGCGCGACTTGGAGACCATCGAGCTGGCCATCGAGGCCGCGGAAACCGGTCACCTGGTTTTTTCAACCCTGCACACCATCTCCGCCTCCAAAACCATCGACCGGATCATCGAAGTCTTTCCCGGAGACGTCCAGGGCCAAATTCGTTCCGGCCTTTCCGAATCCCTACGGGCAGTCATTTCCCAGAATCTTTTCAAACGCGTGGACCGTCCTGGACGGGCCGCGGCCCTGGAAATTCTGGTTGGCGTTCCCGCGGTTCGCAACCTGATCCGGGAAAATAAGACATTCCAAATCAACTCGGTCATCGAAACCGGCCGCAAGTATGGCATGCAATCCCTGGACGACGCCATTCTCAAACTGCTCAAGGAGGGGATCATTTCCCCCTCGGACGCCTACAACAAGTCCGTGGTCAAATCCAAGTTCCGCGATTTCCTGAGCGAACCGCCGCTGGATTTCACCGAGGCCTGA
- the pgsA gene encoding CDP-diacylglycerol--glycerol-3-phosphate 3-phosphatidyltransferase — protein sequence MLNPANKVTLARIIAVPFLVLLLHFPSKPLNAVAMIVFILVALTDLADGIIARRWNFVSNLGKFLDPLADKLLISSVLIMLVSLGWVQAWMAIVIIARELTVTGLRAIAADQGHVIAADSFGKFKAVIQVVALCPLILHYPWWGIDPQPIGLLLLYLALILTVISGTKYIYQFFRQINRE from the coding sequence ATGCTCAATCCAGCCAACAAAGTCACCTTGGCCCGAATTATTGCCGTTCCTTTTCTGGTGCTCCTGTTGCATTTTCCGAGCAAACCGCTCAATGCCGTAGCCATGATCGTGTTCATCCTTGTTGCATTGACCGATCTGGCCGATGGGATCATTGCTCGTCGGTGGAACTTTGTTTCCAACCTGGGCAAATTTCTTGATCCCCTAGCGGACAAGCTACTGATCAGTTCCGTGCTGATCATGCTCGTCAGCCTGGGCTGGGTTCAGGCCTGGATGGCCATAGTCATCATTGCCCGTGAGCTTACGGTCACCGGGCTTCGCGCCATTGCCGCGGATCAGGGGCATGTCATTGCCGCGGACAGTTTTGGCAAATTCAAGGCAGTCATCCAAGTGGTGGCCCTGTGCCCACTGATCCTGCACTATCCATGGTGGGGGATTGATCCCCAACCCATCGGTCTGTTGCTGCTCTATCTCGCGCTGATTTTGACGGTAATATCCGGCACAAAGTACATCTATCAGTTCTTCCGCCAGATAAATCGTGAATAA
- a CDS encoding lytic transglycosylase domain-containing protein → MRKNNRNRFLLILGALSGSILLSLFWAGLCVAGTIFFYKDEHGNMHFTDTPTSAKFRPFISFRSGMSSADRASITRYVERYGAQYGIDPNLILAVIEVESGFNHQAISRAGAQGLMQIMPATQQDLGLVSPFDPQENIEAGIRYLKMLMERFPDITLALAAYNAGPANVERYNGIPPFRETQDYVRKVLSNYDRRKSARN, encoded by the coding sequence ATGAGGAAAAACAACCGAAATCGGTTCCTTCTCATTTTGGGAGCACTCAGCGGATCAATCCTGCTGTCGCTCTTCTGGGCCGGTTTATGCGTAGCCGGAACAATTTTTTTTTATAAAGACGAGCATGGAAACATGCACTTTACGGATACTCCCACCTCTGCAAAATTTCGTCCTTTTATCTCGTTCCGCTCCGGCATGAGCAGCGCGGACCGGGCTTCCATCACCAGGTACGTCGAACGTTACGGCGCTCAATACGGCATTGACCCGAACCTGATCCTGGCCGTGATCGAGGTGGAGTCAGGCTTCAACCATCAGGCCATATCCCGGGCCGGCGCCCAGGGGCTGATGCAGATCATGCCCGCGACACAGCAGGATCTAGGCTTGGTTTCGCCCTTTGATCCCCAGGAAAACATCGAGGCGGGCATCCGCTATCTGAAGATGCTCATGGAGCGTTTTCCGGACATCACTCTGGCCCTGGCGGCCTATAACGCCGGACCGGCCAATGTTGAGCGTTACAACGGCATTCCGCCATTCAGGGAAACCCAAGACTACGTGCGCAAGGTGCTTTCCAACTACGATCGCCGCAAGTCTGCCCGGAACTAG
- a CDS encoding Mrp/NBP35 family ATP-binding protein, with amino-acid sequence MTKSSDTKNESSCSSCPSQQKGRRSAAAAVQDQLIKSTLDNIRFKLFVMSGKGGVGKSSIAVNLAAALSLKGYRVGLLDVDIHGPSVPHLLGLTGTLESKRGSLVSPIQYSERLFVVSMESILKDPDQAVLWRGPMKTAAIRQFIADVDWGSLDFLVVDSPPGTGDEPMTVLKTIPEALSIVVTTPQEISLADVRKAINFLQYAHANILGIVENMSGLICPHCTGRIELFKTGGGKALAEKYGLEFLGAIPLDPAAVVAGDLGKPVVMLDEDTPAKQALLDLADSVIRTSENSLEATAGKLKKEDQ; translated from the coding sequence ATGACGAAATCATCAGATACAAAAAACGAATCCTCCTGTTCTTCGTGTCCATCGCAACAAAAGGGTAGACGATCCGCCGCGGCAGCCGTTCAGGACCAGTTGATCAAATCTACGCTGGACAACATACGTTTCAAGCTTTTCGTAATGAGCGGCAAAGGCGGAGTCGGCAAAAGCTCCATTGCCGTGAATCTCGCCGCGGCACTTTCCTTGAAAGGATACCGCGTGGGCTTGCTGGATGTGGACATTCACGGCCCCAGCGTTCCGCACCTGCTGGGACTGACCGGAACCCTTGAAAGCAAACGCGGCTCCTTGGTTTCTCCCATACAATACAGTGAACGCCTTTTTGTGGTGTCCATGGAATCAATCCTCAAGGACCCGGATCAGGCCGTGCTCTGGCGAGGGCCGATGAAAACCGCCGCTATCCGACAATTCATCGCCGATGTGGACTGGGGCAGTCTCGACTTTCTTGTTGTGGACTCCCCTCCGGGGACGGGGGACGAGCCGATGACGGTACTGAAAACCATTCCCGAAGCCTTGAGCATCGTCGTCACGACGCCCCAGGAAATATCTTTGGCGGACGTGCGCAAGGCCATCAATTTCTTACAGTACGCCCATGCCAATATTCTCGGAATCGTCGAAAACATGAGCGGTCTGATCTGTCCGCACTGCACCGGCAGGATCGAATTGTTCAAGACTGGTGGCGGCAAGGCCCTTGCGGAAAAATACGGCCTGGAATTTCTCGGGGCCATTCCACTGGATCCGGCGGCCGTGGTCGCCGGAGATCTGGGCAAGCCCGTGGTCATGCTGGATGAAGACACCCCGGCCAAACAGGCGCTGCTAGACTTGGCGGATTCCGTCATTCGCACTTCGGAAAACAGCCTGGAGGCCACTGCCGGAAAGCTGAAAAAGGAAGATCAATAG
- a CDS encoding protein-L-isoaspartate(D-aspartate) O-methyltransferase, with amino-acid sequence MSIDPKRKRERMVREQIESRGITDSAVLAAMRKVPRHLFVEEALRAQSHEDHPLPIGYGQTISQPYIVALMTALLHVQPGMRVLEIGTGSGYQAAILAEMGADVYTVERVKPLHNAAFTRLNKMRYFNVHLKLDDGTLGWPNEGPFDRIMVTAGGPDVPPPLLDQLTEPGIMIIPVGVRQRSQELIRFAKRDGKIMKSNLGAVMFVNLVGAHGW; translated from the coding sequence TTGAGTATTGATCCGAAACGCAAGCGGGAGCGAATGGTCCGCGAACAAATCGAATCCCGAGGCATTACGGACTCCGCCGTACTCGCGGCCATGCGCAAAGTACCGCGTCATCTCTTCGTTGAAGAGGCGCTGCGGGCCCAGTCGCACGAGGATCATCCCCTCCCGATTGGTTACGGGCAGACGATTTCCCAGCCGTATATCGTCGCCTTGATGACCGCCCTGCTGCATGTGCAGCCGGGAATGCGAGTTCTGGAAATCGGTACCGGCTCCGGCTACCAGGCGGCTATTCTTGCTGAAATGGGAGCAGACGTTTATACCGTTGAACGGGTAAAGCCGCTGCACAACGCGGCATTCACCCGGCTGAACAAGATGCGTTACTTTAACGTCCATCTAAAACTCGACGATGGAACCCTGGGATGGCCGAATGAAGGGCCGTTTGATCGGATCATGGTTACCGCCGGAGGGCCGGACGTCCCCCCCCCCCTGCTGGATCAGCTCACTGAACCCGGCATCATGATCATTCCCGTGGGCGTCAGGCAACGCAGTCAGGAACTGATTCGTTTTGCCAAACGGGACGGAAAAATCATGAAATCCAATCTGGGAGCTGTCATGTTCGTCAACTTGGTCGGCGCCCACGGCTGGTAA
- a CDS encoding redoxin domain-containing protein — MPPIILSKLRFAILGIFLAFALVYVPKNAKAENSSRVMDQVYQVHDLQPIDSELKVQVGDIAPDFTLSAVDGETIILSDYRGRKNVMLSFVPAAWTPVCSDQWPGYNILKDVFNEHETVILGISVDNIPTLYSWVQAMGGLWFPVLSDFWPHGQAAQSYGVLRSDGTTERALIFIDKDGEIRFLHVQDINIRPPLEVVIQGLQSLTAAEAAP, encoded by the coding sequence ATGCCTCCCATTATCCTTTCCAAGCTCCGTTTCGCGATCTTGGGCATCTTCCTGGCGTTTGCCCTTGTTTATGTTCCGAAAAATGCAAAAGCCGAAAATTCAAGCAGGGTCATGGATCAAGTCTACCAGGTGCACGATCTCCAGCCCATCGACAGCGAACTCAAGGTACAGGTTGGTGATATTGCCCCTGATTTCACCCTGTCCGCCGTTGACGGCGAAACCATCATCCTGAGCGACTATCGTGGCCGCAAAAACGTGATGCTCTCCTTCGTCCCAGCGGCCTGGACTCCGGTTTGCTCGGACCAGTGGCCCGGATACAACATCCTAAAGGATGTGTTCAATGAGCATGAAACCGTCATCCTCGGCATCAGCGTGGACAACATCCCGACATTGTACTCCTGGGTTCAGGCCATGGGCGGATTATGGTTTCCAGTGCTCTCCGACTTCTGGCCCCATGGTCAGGCAGCACAGTCCTATGGGGTACTGCGCTCCGACGGCACTACCGAACGGGCGTTGATTTTCATCGACAAGGACGGGGAGATTCGTTTTCTGCACGTTCAGGACATCAATATCCGTCCTCCCCTGGAAGTTGTGATCCAGGGCCTGCAATCCCTCACGGCAGCAGAGGCTGCTCCCTGA
- a CDS encoding peroxiredoxin family protein, translated as MHRLIILVLTVLSLGLIQPVGAQDGPFGIGDVLPDLTLPVQDVQEHGEYLGLPDGAKTFSLSDIDGKAVMIQIFSMYCPICQKEAPAVNALYAAIAEKGLADEVKILGIGAGNSQMEVQFFRDRYDIPFPLITDPDYVLHKAFAGVGTPYFVLVQPEGEAPNVKHVVRLSHLGSFDDPDSFLELLLAAIR; from the coding sequence ATGCATCGTTTGATCATTCTCGTTCTTACTGTTTTGTCGCTTGGCCTAATCCAACCTGTCGGCGCCCAGGATGGTCCGTTCGGCATCGGAGACGTCCTCCCTGATCTGACGCTGCCCGTCCAGGATGTGCAGGAGCACGGTGAATATTTGGGCTTGCCGGACGGTGCGAAGACTTTTTCCCTCTCCGACATTGACGGCAAAGCCGTGATGATCCAGATCTTCAGTATGTACTGCCCCATCTGTCAGAAGGAAGCACCCGCGGTGAATGCATTGTATGCCGCCATCGCGGAAAAAGGTCTGGCGGATGAAGTCAAAATATTGGGCATCGGCGCCGGCAACTCCCAGATGGAAGTCCAATTCTTCAGGGACAGATACGACATTCCCTTTCCACTGATAACAGATCCTGACTATGTCCTGCACAAAGCTTTCGCTGGCGTCGGCACACCCTATTTTGTCCTGGTGCAGCCTGAAGGAGAGGCGCCGAATGTCAAGCACGTAGTTCGACTTTCTCATTTGGGAAGTTTTGACGATCCGGACAGTTTTCTTGAACTATTGCTGGCAGCCATACGTTAA
- a CDS encoding FlgO family outer membrane protein encodes MMWIRSFFVFSILTIFTLMSVQPGRSHSDSARHAVRGFHGIAHALADGLDHNLVQHVDRTKTILFTSLVDLDDLNASSTFGRLLGEQIASRMSQLGYRIVELKLRQGSMIISENAGEMVLSRNLREVRSSHDAQGIIVGTYTVLSDSIIVTVKLLSTLDGSILSTQDATLRKTSELHELVAKNPTIFQPQRSQPSEQSTQPAPEGPLARGTILLDPKNSLAARLIQTRLAELNYYTDRIDGLWGKNSRAALNRFKSARQLASPTAWDLSTQRELFQGTGQ; translated from the coding sequence ATGATGTGGATCCGTTCCTTCTTTGTCTTTTCCATCCTGACCATATTCACGTTGATGAGCGTTCAACCCGGCCGGTCCCATTCCGACTCCGCCCGCCACGCCGTGCGCGGATTTCATGGGATTGCCCATGCCCTGGCCGATGGACTGGATCACAATCTCGTTCAACATGTGGACCGCACCAAGACGATCCTGTTCACCAGTTTGGTCGACCTGGACGACCTCAATGCCTCCAGCACCTTTGGTCGGCTGTTGGGAGAACAGATCGCCTCGCGCATGTCTCAACTCGGCTACCGTATCGTGGAGCTCAAGCTTCGCCAGGGATCAATGATCATCAGTGAAAATGCTGGAGAAATGGTCCTGTCCAGAAATCTGCGGGAAGTCAGGTCAAGCCATGATGCTCAGGGCATAATTGTCGGCACCTATACGGTCCTCTCGGATTCGATCATAGTTACCGTTAAATTGCTCAGCACCCTGGACGGGTCAATCCTGAGCACCCAGGACGCCACCTTGCGTAAAACGTCCGAACTGCACGAACTGGTCGCCAAGAATCCGACGATATTCCAACCCCAACGATCGCAACCTTCCGAACAATCGACTCAACCAGCGCCGGAAGGTCCTCTGGCCAGGGGCACCATTCTGCTCGACCCGAAAAACTCCCTAGCCGCCCGGCTGATCCAGACTCGTCTCGCGGAACTGAACTACTATACAGACAGAATTGACGGCCTCTGGGGCAAGAATTCCCGCGCGGCCCTGAACCGTTTCAAGTCGGCTCGACAACTTGCATCGCCCACAGCCTGGGATCTATCAACCCAACGCGAATTGTTTCAAGGCACGGGTCAGTAA
- a CDS encoding FlgO family outer membrane protein, giving the protein MAGNVSAILTGLLLVLLLTGCSPPGQNVPRIARQPPAELIAVHYTVADALFSLLSGSPSFEFPMLVATFVSLDDLDQTSPLGRIIPQQIGSRFVQHGLNIVDVRLRTHSLLIRKDQGEFALSRELDKINQDVDAYSVLTGTYSVVYGRIYITAMVLRSSDGTLLASLDYHLPVDRKALRQAKTVNERIFSSPEQLPDPFEGIITPSVLTRL; this is encoded by the coding sequence ATGGCCGGCAATGTATCGGCGATTCTGACAGGACTTCTTCTAGTATTATTGCTGACAGGCTGTTCTCCGCCGGGACAAAACGTTCCACGTATCGCGCGACAGCCGCCGGCTGAATTGATCGCGGTGCATTACACCGTGGCTGATGCTTTGTTTTCCTTGCTCAGCGGATCGCCGTCATTCGAGTTCCCCATGCTCGTGGCCACCTTTGTCAGTCTGGATGATCTGGATCAAACCAGTCCGCTTGGACGCATCATTCCGCAACAGATCGGGTCCCGGTTTGTCCAGCACGGCTTGAACATTGTGGATGTGCGCCTGCGCACTCACTCCTTGCTGATCCGGAAGGATCAGGGCGAGTTTGCTTTGTCCCGGGAATTGGACAAGATCAATCAGGACGTGGATGCTTATTCGGTGCTCACTGGGACGTATTCCGTTGTTTATGGGCGGATTTACATCACGGCAATGGTTTTGCGCAGCAGCGACGGCACCCTGCTTGCTTCACTGGACTATCATCTTCCCGTGGATCGCAAAGCCCTGCGCCAGGCTAAGACTGTCAACGAGCGAATTTTTTCCAGCCCTGAACAGCTTCCCGATCCTTTTGAGGGAATAATCACTCCCTCTGTTTTGACTCGTCTATAG
- a CDS encoding thiamine pyrophosphate-dependent enzyme encodes MSSIQDYGEFETAWCPGCGNHSILKALKTALAESDLDPHQVLMVSGIGQAAKTPHYLSCNVFNGLHGRALPAAIGAKLTNPKLHVFVESGDGCSYGEGGNHFLAALRRNPDITMLVHDNQIYGLTKGQASPTTQQGQKTKAQPDGVPADSFNPVAVAVTMHGGFVARGFAGMADHLTDLIRQAHAFPGFALVDILQPCVTYNKVNTFSWYKERVYEIPADHDPTDWVQAMTLAQEFGDRIPIGVIYRNENRPTFESRFPILQEGPLYGRIPDHAKLEKRMDGYC; translated from the coding sequence ATGTCCTCAATACAAGATTACGGCGAGTTTGAGACGGCATGGTGTCCGGGCTGCGGCAATCATTCCATTCTCAAGGCTCTCAAGACAGCCTTGGCCGAGAGTGACTTGGACCCGCACCAGGTGCTCATGGTCTCCGGTATCGGGCAGGCGGCCAAGACGCCGCATTACCTGAGCTGCAATGTCTTCAACGGCCTTCACGGAAGGGCTCTGCCCGCTGCCATTGGGGCCAAACTGACCAACCCGAAACTGCACGTCTTTGTGGAAAGCGGCGACGGGTGCTCCTACGGCGAGGGGGGCAATCATTTTTTGGCCGCTTTGCGCCGCAATCCGGACATCACCATGCTCGTGCACGACAACCAGATCTACGGCCTGACAAAAGGTCAGGCCAGCCCCACCACCCAACAAGGTCAAAAAACAAAGGCCCAGCCCGACGGCGTACCTGCGGACTCCTTCAACCCAGTTGCCGTGGCCGTGACCATGCACGGAGGGTTCGTGGCTCGGGGATTTGCCGGCATGGCGGACCATCTGACCGATCTGATCCGGCAGGCTCATGCCTTTCCGGGGTTTGCGCTGGTGGACATCCTCCAACCCTGCGTCACCTACAACAAGGTGAACACCTTTTCCTGGTACAAGGAACGGGTCTATGAAATTCCCGCGGATCACGACCCGACGGACTGGGTTCAGGCCATGACCCTGGCCCAGGAGTTCGGGGACCGGATTCCCATTGGGGTCATCTATCGCAACGAAAATCGTCCCACGTTCGAATCCCGATTTCCCATCCTCCAGGAAGGCCCTTTATATGGTCGCATTCCGGACCATGCCAAATTGGAAAAGCGGATGGACGGCTACTGCTAA